One part of the Arabidopsis thaliana chromosome 1 sequence genome encodes these proteins:
- the SRG1 gene encoding senescence-related gene 1 (senescence-related gene 1 (SRG1); CONTAINS InterPro DOMAIN/s: Oxoglutarate/iron-dependent oxygenase (InterPro:IPR005123); BEST Arabidopsis thaliana protein match is: 2-oxoglutarate (2OG) and Fe(II)-dependent oxygenase superfamily protein (TAIR:AT1G17010.1); Has 8560 Blast hits to 8517 proteins in 996 species: Archae - 0; Bacteria - 1133; Metazoa - 115; Fungi - 988; Plants - 4970; Viruses - 0; Other Eukaryotes - 1354 (source: NCBI BLink).), giving the protein MEAKGAAQWSSILVPSVQEMVKEKTITTVPPRYVRSDQDKTEVDDDFDVKIEIPIIDMKRLCSSTTMDSEVEKLDFACKEWGFFQLVNHGIDSSFLDKVKSEIQDFFNLPMEEKKKFWQRPDEIEGFGQAFVVSEDQKLDWADLFFHTVQPVELRKPHLFPKLPLPFRDTLEMYSSEVQSVAKILIAKMARALEIKPEELEKLFDDVDSVQSMRMNYYPPCPQPDQVIGLTPHSDSVGLTVLMQVNDVEGLQIKKDGKWVPVKPLPNAFIVNIGDVLEIITNGTYRSIEHRGVVNSEKERLSIATFHNVGMYKEVGPAKSLVERQKVARFKRLTMKEYNDGLFSRTLDGKAYLDALRI; this is encoded by the exons ATGGAAGCAAAAGGGGCAGCACAGTGGAGCTCTATCCTAGTTCCATCCGTTCAAGAGATGGTTAAGGAGAAGACGATCACGACCGTTCCTCCTAGGTACGTCCGGTCTGATCAAGACAAAACTGAAGtcgatgatgattttgatgtgAAAATTGAGATCCCAATCATCGATATGAAGCGTTTGTGTTCTTCAACCACCATGGATTCTGAGGTTGAGAAACTCGACTTCGCTTGCAAAGAGTGGGGATTTTTCCAG CTTGTAAACCATGGAATAGACTCAAGTTTCTTGGACAAAGTAAAGTCAGAGATTCAAGATTTCTTCAACCTTCCcatggaagaaaagaagaagttctgGCAGCGACCAGATGAGATAGAAGGTTTCGGACAAGCTTTTGTGGTTTCAGAAGATCAGAAACTAGATTGGGCAGACTTGTTCTTCCATACCGTGCAACCAGTTGAATTACGCAAGCCTCACTTGTTCCCCAAGCTACCTCTTCCCTTTAG AGATACACTGGAGATGTATTCTTCTGAAGTGCAGAGCGTAGCTAAGATCTTAATAGCGAAAATGGCAAGAGCCCTAGAGATCAAACCAGAGGAACTGGAAAAGTtgtttgatgatgttgattCGGTTCAAAGTATGAGGATGAATTACTACCCACCATGCCCACAACCAGATCAGGTTATTGGTCTAACCCCGCATTCTGATTCGGTCGGACTCACTGTACTGATGCAAGTGAATGACGTTGAAGGTctccaaatcaagaaagatgGGAAATGGGTTCCTGTTAAACCCCTCCCAAATGCTTTCATTGTCAATATTGGAGACGTCTTAGAG ATCATAACTAATGGGACATACCGAAGCATAGAGCATCGCGGAGTTGTGAattcagagaaagagaggctCTCTATTGCAACGTTTCACAATGTGGGAATGTATAAAGAAGTTGGTCCTGCAAAAAGCCTAGTTGAAAGACAAAAGGTTGCAAGATTCAAAAGGCTGACCATGAAAGAGTATAACGATGGTTTGTTCTCTCGTACTCTCGACGGAAAAGCTTATCTAGATGCTTTGAGAATCTAA
- the TPS2 gene encoding trehalose-6-phosphate synthase (trehalose-phosphatase/synthase 2 (TPS2); CONTAINS InterPro DOMAIN/s: Alpha,alpha-trehalose-phosphate synthase (InterPro:IPR012766), Glycosyl transferase, family 20 (InterPro:IPR001830), Trehalose-phosphatase (InterPro:IPR003337); BEST Arabidopsis thaliana protein match is: trehalose-phosphatase/synthase 3 (TAIR:AT1G17000.1); Has 3329 Blast hits to 3259 proteins in 973 species: Archae - 45; Bacteria - 1730; Metazoa - 120; Fungi - 651; Plants - 352; Viruses - 0; Other Eukaryotes - 431 (source: NCBI BLink).): MMDYDDARGERPRLLVVANRLPVSAKRTGENSWSLEMSPGGLVSGLLGITSQFDTKWVGWPGVDVHDEIEKNALTESLAEMKCIPVFLNGVFDQYYNGYCNGILWPILHHMGLPQEDQHDTNQTFETQYDAYKKANRMFLDVIIDNYEEGDIVWCHDYHLMFLPQYLKEYNNKIKVGWFLHSPFPSSEVYKTLPSRSELLRAILAADLLGFHTYDFARHFLSTCTRILGVEGTHEGVVYQGRVTRVAVFPIGIDPDRFIRTCKLPEVTQQMNELQEKFAGKKVILGVDRLDMIKGIPQKYLAFEKFLEENPYWRDKVVLVQIAVPTRNDVPEYRKLKSQVHGLVGRINGRFGSVSSLPIHHLDCSVDFNYLCAIYAIADVMLVTSLRDGMNLVSYEFVACQEAKKGVLVLSEFAGAGQSLGVGALIVNPWDVTEVSSAIKEALNMPAEERETRHRSNFQYVCTHSAEKWGLDFMSELNGIIPESEMQMRKIPLQLPEQDVIQQYSQSNNRLIILGFFGTLAEPMNSGTKEMDLKLNPELKGTLKALCNDPKTTVVVLSRSGKNILNKNFGESNIWLAAENGMFEKQTTGEWVTNMPQNVNLDWVDGVKNVFKYFTDRTPRSYFEASETSLVWNYEYADVEFGRAQARDLLQYLWAGPISNASVDVVRGNHSVEVHAIGETKGAAIGRILGEIVHRKSMTTPIDFVFCSGYFLEKDEDIYTFFESKILSSKSPNGLDLKKENYFSAAIGQARTKARYVIDSAHGVVDLLHKLAVVADTTMTDSFSDSEIYEPRDANANENSKRWINSVRRRKVEIGDTGQIGM; this comes from the exons atgatggattATGATGATGCACGTGGTGAAAGGCCAAGATTGCTTGTGGTGGCTAACAGGCTTCCGGTTTCTGCAAAGAGGACCGGGGAAAATTCTTGGTCTCTGGAAATGAGTCCTGGTGGTTTAGTCAGTGGTCTTCTAG GTATAACATCTCAATTTGATACCAAATGGGTTGGATGGCCCGGAGTTGATGTGcatgatgaaattgaaaaaaatgcaCTCACTGAATCTCTAGCCGAAATG AAGTGTATCCCTGTGTTCCTTAATGGGGTTTTTGATCAGTACTACAATGGTTATTGCAATGGTATCTTGTGGCCAATTCTTCATCACATGGGACTTCCACAAGAAGATCAGCATGACACAAACCAAACTTTCGAAACACAATATGATGCATACAAGAAAGCAAATCGAATGTTTCTTGATGTCATAATAGACAACTATGAAGAAGGAGATATTGTTTGGTGTCATGACTATCATCTCATGTTTCTTCCTCAATACCTTAAAGagtacaacaacaaaatcaaagttgGATGGTTTCTCCATTCAccatttccttcttctgaGGTCTACAAAACATTGCCCTCGCGGTCAGAGCTTCTTCGTGCGATTCTTGCAGCTGATTTACTTGG cTTCCATACATATGATTTTGCAAGACATTTCTTGAGTACATGCACTCGAATTCTTGGAGTTGAAGGAACACATGAAGGAGTTGTGTATCAAGGCAGAGTCACTCGAGTAGCTGTT tttccCATTGGAATAGATCCTGATCGGTTTATAAGAACATGTAAGCTCCCTGAAGTCACACAGCAAATGAATGAGCTTCAAGAGAAGTTTGCTGGCAAAAAG GTGATATTAGGTGTTGATCGTCTTGATATGATCAAAGGGATCCCACAAAAGTATCTTGCATTTGAGAAGTTTCTAGAAGAAAATCCATATTGGCGTGATAAAGTTGTGCTAGTGCAAATTGCAGTGCCAACAAGAAATGATGTCCCTGAAt ATCGAAAGCTCAAAAGCCAAGTCCATGGACTCGTTGGTCGCATAAACGGTCGTTTTGGTtctgtctcttctcttccaatcCATCATctg GATTGTTCTGTTGACTTCAACTACTTATGTGCAATATACGCAATTGCAG ATGTAATGCTTGTAACATCTTTGAGAGATGGAATGAATCTTGTTAGTTATGAATTTGTTGCTTGTCAAGAAGCCAAAAAGGGGGTTCTTGTTCTCAGTGag TTTGCAGGTGCTGGCCAGTCTCTTGGTGTTGGAGCTCTTATTGTGAATCCTTGGGATGTTACAGAAGTTTCTTCTGCCATTAAAGAAGCTCTAAATATGCCAgctgaagaaagagaaacaagacaCAGATCTAATTTTCAGTATGTGTGTACTCATTCTGCTGAAAAATGGGGATTAGATTTCATGAG TGAACTCAATGGCATTATTCCTGAATCCGAGATGCAAATGAGGAAAATCCCACTTCAACTTCCAGAACAAGATGTGATTCAACAATATTCGCAATCTAACAATAGACTAATAATATTG GGTTTCTTTGGAACACTCGCAGAGCCAATGAATAGTGGAACTAAGGAAATGGATCTTAAACTAAACCCAGAGCTAAAAGGAACACTGAAAGCATTGTGCAATGATCCAAAAACAACAGTAGTTGTATTGAGTAGAAGTggcaaaaacatattaaacaAG AATTTTGGAGAGTCTAATATATGGCTGGCTGCGGAAAATGGAATGTTCGAAAAGCAGACAACTGGAGAATGGGTGACAAATATGCCTCAAAACGTGAACCTTGATTGGGTCGATGGTGTAAAG AATGTTTTTAAGTATTTCACTGATCGAACTCCAAGATCGTACTTCGAAGCAAGCGAGACTTCGCTCGTATGGAATTATGAATATGCAG ATGTTGAATTTGGGAGAGCACAAGCAAGAGACTTGTTACAATACCTATGGGCAGGACCAATCTCTAATGCATCAGTTGATGTTGTTCGAGGAAACCATTCTGTTGAAGTCCATGCCATTGGTGAGACTAAG GGGGCAGCAATTGGTCGTATTTTGGGAGAAATAGTGCACAGAAAATCTATGACCACACCgattgattttgtcttttgtagTGGTTACTTCTTGGAGAAG GACGAAGACATTTACACATTCTTCGAATCAAAAATCTTGTCGTCCAAGTCACCGAACGGTCTCGACCTCAAGAAAGAGAATTACTTCTCTGCAGCCATTGGACAAGCTCGCACAAAAGCTCGCTATGTCATAGACTCAGCTCACGGTGTTGTAGATTTGCTCCACAAGCTTGCAGTTGTTGCAGATACAACAATGACTGACTCATTTTCTGATAGCGAAATATATGAGCCTCGCGATGCAAATGCAAATGAAAATTCGAAACGCTGGATCAATTCTGTCAGAAGAAGGAAAGTGGAAATTGGAGACACTGGGCAAATCGGCATGTAA
- a CDS encoding 2-oxoglutarate (2OG) and Fe(II)-dependent oxygenase superfamily protein (2-oxoglutarate (2OG) and Fe(II)-dependent oxygenase superfamily protein; FUNCTIONS IN: oxidoreductase activity, acting on paired donors, with incorporation or reduction of molecular oxygen, 2-oxoglutarate as one donor, and incorporation of one atom each of oxygen into both donors, oxidoreductase activity, iron ion binding; INVOLVED IN: oxidation reduction, flavonoid biosynthetic process; LOCATED IN: cellular_component unknown; CONTAINS InterPro DOMAIN/s: Isopenicillin N synthase (InterPro:IPR002283), Oxoglutarate/iron-dependent oxygenase (InterPro:IPR005123); BEST Arabidopsis thaliana protein match is: senescence-related gene 1 (TAIR:AT1G17020.1); Has 8317 Blast hits to 8272 proteins in 989 species: Archae - 0; Bacteria - 1073; Metazoa - 106; Fungi - 910; Plants - 4938; Viruses - 0; Other Eukaryotes - 1290 (source: NCBI BLink).) — protein MEAKEETPWSSILVPSVQEMVKDKMITTVPPRYVRYDQDKTEVVVHDSGLISEIPIIDMNRLCSSTAVDSEVEKLDFACKEYGFFQLVNHGIDPSFLDKIKSEIQDFFNLPMEEKKKLWQTPAVMEGFGQAFVVSEDQKLDWADLFFLIMQPVQLRKRHLFPKLPLPFRDTLDMYSTRVKSIAKILLAKMAKALQIKPEEVEEIFGDDMMQSMRMNYYPPCPQPNLVTGLIPHSDAVGLTILLQVNEVDGLQIKKNGKWFFVKPLQNAFIVNVGDVLEIITNGTYRSIEHRAMVNLEKERLSIATFHNTGMDKEIGPARSLVQRQEAAKFRSLKTKDYLNGLFSRELKGKAYLDAMRIEGK, from the exons ATGGaagccaaagaagaaaccCCGTGGAGCTCTATTTTAGTTCCTTCTGTTCAGGAGATGGTGAAGGATAAGATGATCACGACCGTTCCTCCCAGATATGTTCGGTATGATCAAGACAAAACTGAAGTCGTCGTCCATGATTCTGGCCTCATATCCGAGATCCCCATCATCGACATGAATCGGTTGTGTTCTTCTACCGCCGTGGACTCTGAGGTTGAGAAACTCGACTTTGCTTGCAAAGAATATGGATTTTTCCAG CTTGTAAACCATGGAATAGACCCAAGTTTCTTGGACAAAATAAAGTCAGAGATTCAAGATTTCTTCAACCTTCccatggaagaaaaaaagaagttgtgGCAGACACCAGCGGTGATGGAAGGGTTTGGACAAGCTTTTGTGGTTTCAGAAGATCAGAAACTCGACTGGGCAGATTTATTCTTCCTTATAATGCAACCTGTTCAATTACGCAAGCGTCACTTGTTCCCCAAGCTACCTCTTCCCTTTAG GGATACGTTAGATATGTATTCCACTCGAGTAAAGAGTATAGCTAAGATCTTACTAGCGAAAATGGCGAAAGCCTTGCAGATCAAGCCAGAGGAGGTAGAAGAAATATTtggtgatgatatgatgcagAGTATGAGGATGAACTACTATCCCCCGTGTCCACAACCTAATCTGGTTACGGGTCTAATTCCGCATTCCGATGCAGTCGGGCTCACCATACTTTTGCAGGTGAATGAAGTTGACGGTctccaaatcaagaaaaatggCAAGTGGTTTTTTGTCAAACCTCTCCAAAATGCTTTCATTGTCAATGTTGGGGACGTGTTAGAG ATCATAACGAACGGGACATACCGAAGCATCGAGCACCGGGCAATGGTGAACTTGGAGAAAGAGAGGCTCTCCATTGCGACATTTCACAACACGGGAATGGATAAAGAAATTGGTCCGGCGAGAAGCCTTGTTCAAAGACAAGAGGCTGCAAAGTTTAGAAGCCTGAAAACTAAAGACTACTTGAATGGCTTGTTTTCCCGTGAACTCAAAGGAAAGGCTTATCTTGATGCTATGAGAATTGAAGGGAAGTGA
- the TPS3 gene encoding trehalose-phosphatase/synthase 3 (trehalose-phosphatase/synthase 3 (TPS3); CONTAINS InterPro DOMAIN/s: Glycosyl transferase, family 20 (InterPro:IPR001830), Trehalose-phosphatase (InterPro:IPR003337); BEST Arabidopsis thaliana protein match is: trehalose-phosphatase/synthase 2 (TAIR:AT1G16980.1); Has 3260 Blast hits to 3210 proteins in 969 species: Archae - 43; Bacteria - 1736; Metazoa - 120; Fungi - 628; Plants - 337; Viruses - 0; Other Eukaryotes - 396 (source: NCBI BLink).) has product MGYDNVCGERQTLLVVANRLPASAKRTGEHSWSLEMSPGGKFNLLVEKDAVSKSLAEMKCIPVFLNEVFDQYYNGYSNGILWPILHHMGLPQEYDHDTIKTFETQYDAYKKANRMFLDVIKENYKDGDIVWCQDYHLMFLPQYLKEYNNKIKVGWFLHSPFPSSEIYKTLPSRSELLRSVLAADLISFHTYDFARHFVNTCTRILGVEGTHEGVVYQGRVTRVVVLPMGIYPNRFIKTCKLPEVIQQMNELKDRFSGKKVILGVDRLDMIKGIPQKYLGFEKFLDENPNWRDKIVLVQIAVPTRNEVPEYQKLKNQVHRLVGRINGRFGSVSSLPIHHMDCSVDSNYLCALYAISDVMLVTSLRDGLNLVSHEFVACQEAKRGVLILSEFAGAGQSLGAGALLVNPWNVTEVSSAIKKALNMPYEERETRHRVNFKYVKTHSAEKWGFDFLSELNDAFDESELQIRKIPHELPQQDVIQRYSLSNNRLIILGFYGTITEPRNSLSKEMDLXLNPELKETLKALCNDPKTTVVVLSRSGKNILDKNFGEYKIWLAAENGMFLKHTTEEWVTNMPQNMNLDWVDGLKNVFKYFTDRTPRSFFEASKTSLVWNYEYADVEFGRAQARDLLQYLWAGPISNASAEVVRGKYSVEVHAIGVTKEPEIGHILGEIVHKKAMTTPIDYVFCSGYFLEKDEDIYTFFESEILSPKLSHETRSKSSSSNHSLEKKVSLNVLDLKQENYFSTAIGQARTKARYVVDSSHNVVNLLHKLAVANTTTTSVKKPNV; this is encoded by the exons ATGGGTTATGATAATGTATGTGGTGAAAGGCAAACACTGCTTGTGGTGGCTAACCGGCTTCCAGCTTCTGCAAAGAGAACCGGGGAACATTCTTGGTCTCTGGAAATGAGTCCTGGTGGCAAATTTAATCTTCTAG TTGAAAAAGATGCAGTCTCTAAATCTCTGGCTGAAATG AAGTGTATCCCTGTATTCCTTAATGAGGTTTTTGATCAATACTACAATGGTTATAGCAATGGTATATTGTGGCCAATTCTTCATCACATGGGACTTCCACAAGAATATGATCATGACACAATCAAAACTTTCGAAACCCAATATGATGCATACAAGAAAGCAAATCGAATGTTTCTTGATGTCATAAAAGAGAATTATAAAGATGGAGATATTGTTTGGTGCCAAGATTATCATCTCATGTTTCTTCCTCAATATCTTAAAGAGtacaacaataaaatcaaagttgGATGGTTTCTCCATTCACCATTTCCTTCTTCCGAGATTTATAAAACATTGCCCTCACGATCAGAGCTTCTTCGTTCGGTTCTTGCAGCTGATTTAATTAG ttttcacacATATGATTTTGCAAGACATTTCGTGAATACATGCACCCGAATTCTTGGAGTTGAAGGAACACATGAAGGAGTTGTGTATCAAGGAAGAGTCACTCGAGTGGTTGTT CTTCCCATGGGAATATATCCAAATCGGtttataaaaacatgtaaGCTCCCTGAAGTAATTCAACAAATGAATGAGCTTAAAGATAGATTTTCTGGCAAAAAG GTGATATTAGGTGTTGATCGTCTTGATATGATCAAAGGGATTCCACAAAAGTATCTTGGATTTGAGAAATTTCTGGATGAAAATCCTAATTGGCGCGATAAAATTGTGCTAGTGCAAATTGCAGTACCAACAAGAAATGAAGTCCCTGAAT atcaaaagctcaaaaaccAAGTTCATAGACTGGTTGGACGCATAAACGGTCGTTTTGGTtctgtctcttctcttccaattCACCACATG GATTGTTCTGTTGACTCCAATTACTTATGCGCACTTTATGCGATTTCAG aTGTAATGCTTGTAACATCTTTGAGAGACGGATTGAATCTTGTTAGTCATGAATTTGTTGCTTGCCAAGAGGCCAAAAGAGGGGTTCTTATTCTCAGTGAG TTTGCAGGTGCTGGACAGTCTCTTGGTGCTGGAGCTCTACTTGTGAATCCTTGGAATGTTACAGAAGTTTCTTCTGCAATTAAAAAAGCTCTAAATATGCCATATGaggaaagagaaacaagacaCAGAGTTAATTTTAAGTATGTAAAAACTCATTCTGCTGAAAAATGGGGGTTTGATTTCTTGAG tGAACTCAATGACGCTTTCGATGAATCCGAGTTGCAAATTAGGAAAATTCCACATGAACTTCCACAACAAGATGTGATACAACGATATTCGTTGTCGAACAATAGACTGATAATCTTG GGTTTCTATGGAACAATCACTGAGCCAAGGAATAGTCTGAGTAAGGAAATGGACCTTAACTAAACCCAGAGCTAAAAGAAACACTGAAAGCATTATGCAATGATCCAAAAACAACAGTAGTTGTATTGAGTAGAAGTGGCAAAAACATATTAGACAAA AACTTTGGAGAGTATAAGATATGGTTGGCTGCGGAAAATGGAATGTTCCTAAAGCATACTACTGAAGAATGGGTGACAAATATGCCTCAAAACATGAACCTTGATTGGGTTGATGGTCTCAAG AATGTTTTTAAGTACTTCACTGATCGAACTCCAAGATCGTTCTTCGAAGCAAGCAAGACTTCGCTTGTATGGAATTACGAATATGCAG ATGTTGAATTTGGGAGAGCACAAGCAAGAGACTTGTTACAATACTTATGGGCAGGACCAATCTCTAATGCATCAGCTGAAGTTGTTCGAGGAAAATATTCTGTTGAAGTCCATGCCATTGGTGTGACTAAG GAACCAGAAATTGGTCATATTTTGGGAGAAATAGTGCACAAAAAAGCTATGACTACACCGATTGATTATGTATTTTGCAGTGGTTACTTCTTGGAGAAG GACGAAGACATCTATACATTCTTCGAATCAGAAATCTTGTCGCCCAAGTTATCTCATGAAACAAGATCGAAGTCTTCTTCAAGTAACCACTCCCTAGAGAAGAAGGTTTCATTGAACGTTCTTGACCTCAAGCAAGAGAATTACTTCTCTACAGCCATAGGACAAGCTCGCACAAAAGCTCGCTATGTCGTTGACTCATCTCACAATGTTGTGAATTTACTCCACAAGCTTGCAGTAGcaaatacaacaacaacaagtgtCAAGAAGCCAAACGTTTAA
- the TPS2 gene encoding trehalose-6-phosphate synthase, with product MMDYDDARGERPRLLVVANRLPVSAKRTGENSWSLEMSPGGLVSGLLGITSQFDTKWVGWPGVDVHDEIEKNALTESLAEMKCIPVFLNGVFDQYYNGYCNGILWPILHHMGLPQEDQHDTNQTFETQYDAYKKANRMFLDVIIDNYEEGDIVWCHDYHLMFLPQYLKEYNNKIKVGWFLHSPFPSSEVYKTLPSRSELLRAILAADLLGFHTYDFARHFLSTCTRILGVEGTHEGVVYQGRVTRVAVFPIGIDPDRFIRTCKLPEVTQQMNELQEKFAGKKVILGVDRLDMIKGIPQKYLAFEKFLEENPYWRDKVVLVQIAVPTRNDVPEYRKLKSQVHGLVGRINGRFGSVSSLPIHHLDCSVDFNYLCAIYAIADVMLVTSLRDGMNLVSYEFVACQEAKKGVLVLSEFAGAGQSLGVGALIVNPWDVTEVSSAIKEALNMPAEERETRHRSNFQYVCTHSAEKWGLDFMSELNGIIPESEMQMRKIPLQLPEQDVIQQYSQSNNRLIILGFFGTLAEPMNSGTKEMDLKLNPELKGTLKALCNDPKTTVVVLSRSGKNILNKNFGESNIWLAAENGMFEKQTTGEWVTNMPQNVNLDWVDGVKMLNLGEHKQETCYNTYGQDQSLMHQLMLFEETILLKSMPLVRLRGQQLVVFWEK from the exons atgatggattATGATGATGCACGTGGTGAAAGGCCAAGATTGCTTGTGGTGGCTAACAGGCTTCCGGTTTCTGCAAAGAGGACCGGGGAAAATTCTTGGTCTCTGGAAATGAGTCCTGGTGGTTTAGTCAGTGGTCTTCTAG GTATAACATCTCAATTTGATACCAAATGGGTTGGATGGCCCGGAGTTGATGTGcatgatgaaattgaaaaaaatgcaCTCACTGAATCTCTAGCCGAAATG AAGTGTATCCCTGTGTTCCTTAATGGGGTTTTTGATCAGTACTACAATGGTTATTGCAATGGTATCTTGTGGCCAATTCTTCATCACATGGGACTTCCACAAGAAGATCAGCATGACACAAACCAAACTTTCGAAACACAATATGATGCATACAAGAAAGCAAATCGAATGTTTCTTGATGTCATAATAGACAACTATGAAGAAGGAGATATTGTTTGGTGTCATGACTATCATCTCATGTTTCTTCCTCAATACCTTAAAGagtacaacaacaaaatcaaagttgGATGGTTTCTCCATTCAccatttccttcttctgaGGTCTACAAAACATTGCCCTCGCGGTCAGAGCTTCTTCGTGCGATTCTTGCAGCTGATTTACTTGG cTTCCATACATATGATTTTGCAAGACATTTCTTGAGTACATGCACTCGAATTCTTGGAGTTGAAGGAACACATGAAGGAGTTGTGTATCAAGGCAGAGTCACTCGAGTAGCTGTT tttccCATTGGAATAGATCCTGATCGGTTTATAAGAACATGTAAGCTCCCTGAAGTCACACAGCAAATGAATGAGCTTCAAGAGAAGTTTGCTGGCAAAAAG GTGATATTAGGTGTTGATCGTCTTGATATGATCAAAGGGATCCCACAAAAGTATCTTGCATTTGAGAAGTTTCTAGAAGAAAATCCATATTGGCGTGATAAAGTTGTGCTAGTGCAAATTGCAGTGCCAACAAGAAATGATGTCCCTGAAt ATCGAAAGCTCAAAAGCCAAGTCCATGGACTCGTTGGTCGCATAAACGGTCGTTTTGGTtctgtctcttctcttccaatcCATCATctg GATTGTTCTGTTGACTTCAACTACTTATGTGCAATATACGCAATTGCAG ATGTAATGCTTGTAACATCTTTGAGAGATGGAATGAATCTTGTTAGTTATGAATTTGTTGCTTGTCAAGAAGCCAAAAAGGGGGTTCTTGTTCTCAGTGag TTTGCAGGTGCTGGCCAGTCTCTTGGTGTTGGAGCTCTTATTGTGAATCCTTGGGATGTTACAGAAGTTTCTTCTGCCATTAAAGAAGCTCTAAATATGCCAgctgaagaaagagaaacaagacaCAGATCTAATTTTCAGTATGTGTGTACTCATTCTGCTGAAAAATGGGGATTAGATTTCATGAG TGAACTCAATGGCATTATTCCTGAATCCGAGATGCAAATGAGGAAAATCCCACTTCAACTTCCAGAACAAGATGTGATTCAACAATATTCGCAATCTAACAATAGACTAATAATATTG GGTTTCTTTGGAACACTCGCAGAGCCAATGAATAGTGGAACTAAGGAAATGGATCTTAAACTAAACCCAGAGCTAAAAGGAACACTGAAAGCATTGTGCAATGATCCAAAAACAACAGTAGTTGTATTGAGTAGAAGTggcaaaaacatattaaacaAG AATTTTGGAGAGTCTAATATATGGCTGGCTGCGGAAAATGGAATGTTCGAAAAGCAGACAACTGGAGAATGGGTGACAAATATGCCTCAAAACGTGAACCTTGATTGGGTCGATGGTGTAAAG ATGTTGAATTTGGGAGAGCACAAGCAAGAGACTTGTTACAATACCTATGGGCAGGACCAATCTCTAATGCATCAGTTGATGTTGTTCGAGGAAACCATTCTGTTGAAGTCCATGCCATTGGTGAGACTAAG GGGGCAGCAATTGGTCGTATTTTGGGAGAAATAG